From Toxorhynchites rutilus septentrionalis strain SRP chromosome 2, ASM2978413v1, whole genome shotgun sequence, a single genomic window includes:
- the LOC129771335 gene encoding trafficking protein particle complex subunit 3-like isoform X2, which yields MSRQNTRLDTKKVNSELFTLTYGALVSQMLRDFENIEDVNKQLERIGYNMGMRLIEDFLSRTNSPRCLDMRETADKIQLAFRMYLNVQPTISNWAASGDEFSLVFDSNPLTEFVELPADYQQLRYSSIICGCIRGALEMVQLEVQCWFAQDQLKGDANTEIRVKFIRRLEDAVPAGED from the coding sequence AACTCCGAGCTTTTCACGCTCACGTATGGCGCCCTGGTGTCGCAGATGCTGCGTGACTTCGAAAACATCGAAGACGTCAACAAGCAGCTGGAACGCATCGGTTACAATATGGGCATGCGTCTGATCGAGGACTTCCTCTCGCGGACCAACTCACCACGCTGTCTGGACATGCGCGAAACCGCCGACAAGATACAGCTGGCCTTCCGGATGTATCTGAACGTGCAGCCGACGATTTCGAACTGGGCCGCCTCGGGAGACGAATTCTCACTCGTATTCGACAGCAACCCGTTGACGGAATTTGTGGAGCTACCGGCGGACTACCAGCAGCTGCGGTACAGCTCGATCATATGTGGCTGCATAAGGGGCGCGTTGGAGATGGTCCAACTGGAGGTACAGTGCTGGTTCGCCCAGGATCAACTCAAGGGAGATGCCAACACGGAGATACGGGTAAAATTCATCCGACGACTGGAGGATGCTGTGCCCGCTGGGGAGGACTAA